In one Lycium barbarum isolate Lr01 chromosome 7, ASM1917538v2, whole genome shotgun sequence genomic region, the following are encoded:
- the LOC132601370 gene encoding uncharacterized mitochondrial protein AtMg00240-like yields the protein MVRGVTIALAGLQESSSVDTPLELNVRYRHDKEDLLPDPTLFRQLVGSLNYLTITQPDISFVVQQVSQFMHAPRHLYLVAVRHIIRYLLGTSTRGLFFPSGSYIRLNAFSDSDWARCSDTRRSVIGWCMFLGESLISWKSKK from the coding sequence atggttcggggcgtgacaattgcTTTGGCTGGTCTTCAAGAATCTTCCTCTGTAGATACTCCATTGGAATTGAATGTAAGGTATCGTCATGATAAAGAAGATCTTCTTCCTGATCCAACTTTATTTCGGCAACTAGTTGGGAGCCTAAATTATCTTACTATTACCCAGCCTGATATCTCTTTTGTAGTTCAACAAGTAAGTCAATTCATGCATGCGCCTCGTCATCTATATTTGGTGGCTGTTCGTCACATCATTCGATATCTCTTAGGAACATCTACTCGTGGATTATTCTTTCCTAGTGGTTCTTATATTAGACTTAATGCTTTTAGTGATTCCGATTGGGCTAGATGTTCTGATACTCGTCGTTCGGTCATTGGTTGGTGCATGTTTCTTGGAGAGTCCTTGATATCCTGGAAGAGTAAGAAGTAA